The Bacteroides sp. AN502(2024) DNA segment TGTATATTGAAAATGATTTTACCAGCCAGAAAAGTCCTTTGACATTATTTATGAGGGGCACTCAGTTGCGGGAAGATGATACAAAGCCTACACAGATATCGGCGAATAAGATTCTATATCCCTTGTCGAAACGAGGTGTGAGATTGAATGCAGGCATTGAAAACAGTGCCAATAAAGCAGAAGAGGAGTTGATAAACAAGTCGAGCCTTATCATGGAAATTGGTGAGGAGGAACTGACTTATATCGATGGAACCAAGTATAATACTCTTATGCTAAAACCTTATAAATCTGAATTGATAGAGGTCGTACAATTACCCGGTACGACTGATGATGATGAAGCATTGTCTGTCCAGCAAGCAAACAGATACATCACCGTAGACGGAGTTACCCGTTTTTATCTTTCTTATAAATACCGTACACTGAAAACTGCTGCAATCGGCGACGCACCTGCCGAATGGAACTCATGGATCGAAGTTTATGAGAACATGAAAGTTCCTACTGACGACTAAGTTCGTTTGTAATGAACGATTGGTTTAAACAAGGTAAAGGCTTATTCTTTTGAATCCCGTATACGTGATAGTTATAGTATTCAGAATAACGTATACGGGATTTTTTTATGTGTATGTTGTCTGTCTGCTTTATCATCCGGCATATTCCTGATGAAATTTGATCACAGCTTCAATACCTTTCCTGAAAATATCCAGTGAGAAGTTTTCGTTTGGCGAATGGATCGCGTCCGATTCCAGACCGAATCCC contains these protein-coding regions:
- a CDS encoding BT_3987 domain-containing protein, with the translated sequence MKSITKYMMYGAVLMGLTACNENSIFEGELYKKVVYVLSETDLTFPATHSLNTPVSVGYITIYAGGTRAIDQDVTVTLEEDPDLIDKYNHDNFDLDEDKYAKELDPSRYTVKSYTAVMKVGDQDPYVKLPIEVRTEGLSPDSTYLIPLRIASCTPYEVNKDKSRVLYRVYIENDFTSQKSPLTLFMRGTQLREDDTKPTQISANKILYPLSKRGVRLNAGIENSANKAEEELINKSSLIMEIGEEELTYIDGTKYNTLMLKPYKSELIEVVQLPGTTDDDEALSVQQANRYITVDGVTRFYLSYKYRTLKTAAIGDAPAEWNSWIEVYENMKVPTDD